The following coding sequences lie in one candidate division KSB1 bacterium genomic window:
- a CDS encoding PIN domain-containing protein has translation MKNYILDTSAILTFIENEAGVEDVEKLLLDAVESKIQIFISVISTIELYYISLREQGKKTASNRWSSNKTAASTTRYGENNRRD, from the coding sequence ATGAAGAACTATATTCTGGACACATCCGCAATACTAACTTTCATTGAGAACGAAGCTGGCGTTGAAGATGTAGAAAAACTCCTTCTTGATGCCGTCGAAAGCAAAATTCAGATATTTATTTCCGTAATCAGTACTATCGAACTTTACTATATCTCCCTCCGAGAACAAGGAAAAAAGACTGCATCTAATCGATGGTCTTCCAATAAAACAGCAGCCTCTACAACCAGATATGGCGAAAATAATAGGAGAGATTAA
- a CDS encoding PIN domain-containing protein, whose protein sequence is MSPSENKEKRLHLIDGLPIKQQPLQPDMAKIIGEIKASKSMSFADCCIAGLAQIHKAIIVHKDPEFEQLKDEIKQHRLPYKDV, encoded by the coding sequence ATATCTCCCTCCGAGAACAAGGAAAAAAGACTGCATCTAATCGATGGTCTTCCAATAAAACAGCAGCCTCTACAACCAGATATGGCGAAAATAATAGGAGAGATTAAAGCAAGCAAATCAATGTCGTTCGCAGACTGTTGTATCGCTGGATTGGCACAAATACATAAAGCAATTATCGTGCATAAAGATCCTGAATTTGAACAATTAAAGGACGAGATAAAACAGCATCGGCTACCATATAAGGATGTGTAG